A section of the Spirosoma pollinicola genome encodes:
- a CDS encoding amidase, with the protein MQSRSHLSQCLRICTLLVFLSLGLLSTAPAQPQPNVKFASKFDLLETTISDIHRAFRNGNLTSEQLVKAYLERIKTYDQPTKLNSIILVNPEAIATARALDAEFKKTGKLRPLHGIPVIVKDNYNTKGLQTTGGSVALKGFAPTEDAGQVKKLREAGAIILAKANMAEWAFTPMHSQSSILGETLNPYNLAYVPAGSSGGTAAAVAANFGTIGLGSDTGNSIRGPSSHNALVGLRTSLGLVSRYGIIPLFTRNDVGGPMCRTVEDAVRILDVTAGYDPKDPITKNSQGKVPENYTQFLRKDGLKGARIGVMRQLSDKNIHPEIKQLFDQALADMARAGAEIIDVTIPEFDSLRANQSCAEFRTDIENYLQTFVKRDTLKTLEDIIRIGGYSDIVRDRLTYQQSHSGRARHPEIPCGDPFTDPLRIAYRKGVEAEMNRLKVDALVYPTWNYPPALVGDAKGYKGDNSQLVAPATGQPAFTIPMGYTTGDLPAGIQFLGRIFDEPTLIRIAYAYEQQTHHRMAPKRFGAIGN; encoded by the coding sequence ATGCAATCTCGTAGCCACCTCAGTCAATGTTTACGTATCTGTACGCTTCTAGTCTTTCTTAGTCTGGGTTTGCTGTCAACCGCTCCGGCGCAGCCACAACCGAACGTAAAATTCGCCAGTAAATTTGACTTACTCGAAACGACGATCAGCGATATTCACCGGGCTTTCCGCAACGGAAACCTGACGAGTGAGCAACTGGTTAAGGCTTATCTGGAACGTATTAAAACTTACGATCAGCCCACCAAACTCAATTCGATCATTCTTGTAAATCCGGAAGCTATCGCTACCGCTCGTGCGCTGGATGCTGAGTTTAAGAAAACCGGTAAACTGCGGCCTCTGCACGGGATTCCGGTTATCGTAAAAGACAACTACAATACAAAAGGGCTACAAACGACGGGGGGCTCTGTTGCCCTGAAAGGCTTTGCGCCAACCGAAGATGCCGGGCAGGTAAAGAAACTGCGCGAAGCCGGGGCCATTATTCTGGCGAAGGCCAACATGGCAGAATGGGCTTTTACGCCCATGCATTCGCAGAGTTCAATACTGGGCGAAACGCTCAACCCCTATAATCTGGCGTATGTACCCGCCGGGTCGAGTGGAGGGACGGCGGCAGCGGTGGCAGCTAACTTCGGCACGATTGGGCTGGGTTCCGATACGGGTAATTCTATTCGGGGGCCATCGTCCCATAATGCGCTGGTGGGTCTGCGGACGTCGCTGGGGCTGGTGAGTCGGTATGGTATTATTCCATTGTTTACCCGTAATGATGTGGGCGGACCGATGTGCCGTACGGTGGAAGATGCCGTCAGGATACTGGATGTTACGGCCGGATACGACCCCAAAGACCCGATTACCAAAAACAGTCAAGGCAAAGTGCCGGAAAATTACACACAGTTTTTACGGAAAGATGGTTTGAAAGGAGCTCGGATCGGCGTCATGCGTCAATTGAGCGATAAGAACATTCACCCTGAAATTAAACAGCTCTTCGATCAGGCGCTGGCCGATATGGCTCGGGCGGGGGCCGAAATTATTGACGTAACTATTCCTGAGTTCGATTCGCTGCGGGCCAATCAGTCGTGTGCCGAGTTCAGAACCGACATTGAAAACTACTTACAGACCTTCGTGAAGCGGGATACTCTGAAAACGCTGGAAGATATTATACGCATTGGCGGCTATTCGGACATTGTGCGCGACCGGCTGACCTATCAGCAATCGCACTCAGGTCGCGCGCGGCACCCCGAAATTCCCTGTGGCGATCCCTTTACCGATCCATTGCGAATTGCCTACCGGAAAGGTGTCGAAGCCGAAATGAACCGGCTCAAGGTCGATGCACTAGTGTACCCAACCTGGAATTACCCGCCCGCGCTGGTCGGCGATGCAAAAGGCTACAAAGGTGATAATAGTCAATTAGTGGCCCCGGCTACCGGCCAGCCTGCGTTTACGATTCCTATGGGCTATACCACCGGCGATTTGCCGGCCGGTATCCAGTTCCTGGGCCGTATTTTTGACGAGCCGACCCTCATTCGCATAGCGTATGCCTATGAACAGCAAACCCACCATCGAATGGCACCCAAACGGTTTGGGGCTATCGGTAACTAA
- a CDS encoding penicillin acylase family protein: protein MNRPPLQPIGLLITVLVFLSGYSLQAQSFTKGEIARWQQKAKQVTITRDTWGVPHIYGKTDADVVFGLLFTQCEDDFGRVEENYITSTGRLAEVDGESAIYHDLRARLFLDTTQAIAIYKKSPLWMKSLLDAFADGANYYLYTHSEVKPRLLKRFQPWMPLMFSEGSIGGNISVVSTERLKAFYEQRKSTSYIDYSDHYERESIGSNGFAIAPAKSATKNALLLINPHTSFYFRSEVHMVSQGGLNAYGAVTWGQFFIYQGFNENCGWMHTTSYADSMDEYLETIEKKGNALYYKHGKDLKPVRTQSVHIPYKTASGMQYKDFTMYFTQHGPIAGEKDGKWIAIDMMNTPLNALSQSYLRTKATGYDSFKEVMKLNGNASNNTIFADKNGTIAYWHGNFMPKRDPKFDWEEPVDGSNPETDWKGLHAVDEIVQVRNPASGWIQNCNSTPFTVSGSSSPDKSKYPTYMAPDAQNYRGVNAARVLSQKNLFTLDTLIAAANDPHLVAFDELLPPLLTAYQTVSADAANQSKDLSEAIDVLKAWDKSYGKTSVGQTLAIFWGEKIQKLARSRAAGDQQVNNQLTFAAYTISSTSPQEKVKALADVLTDLTRDFGTWKTPWGDINRYQRLTGKTQETYDDLKPSIPVGFTSSAWGSLAAFAAKTYPGTKKRYGSVGNSFVAVVEFGKRVTARSVVTGGQSSQPGAKHFTDQAPLYCEGQFKDVLFYPEDIQKQVEKTYHPGQ from the coding sequence ATGAATCGACCACCATTACAGCCAATTGGCCTCCTGATTACAGTACTTGTTTTCCTGAGCGGGTATTCCCTTCAGGCTCAATCCTTCACAAAAGGCGAGATTGCCCGCTGGCAGCAAAAAGCCAAACAGGTAACCATCACCCGCGATACCTGGGGCGTGCCGCACATCTACGGAAAAACCGATGCTGACGTGGTGTTCGGGTTACTCTTCACCCAATGCGAAGATGACTTTGGGCGGGTCGAAGAAAACTACATCACGTCCACTGGCCGACTGGCTGAAGTAGATGGTGAGTCGGCTATTTACCACGATCTGCGGGCGCGGCTATTTCTGGACACGACACAGGCCATTGCCATTTACAAAAAGAGTCCGCTCTGGATGAAAAGCCTGCTGGATGCCTTCGCCGACGGGGCAAACTATTATCTCTACACACATTCAGAGGTAAAACCCCGGCTACTGAAACGTTTCCAGCCCTGGATGCCGCTCATGTTTAGCGAAGGCAGTATTGGCGGAAATATAAGCGTGGTTTCCACCGAACGGCTGAAAGCGTTTTACGAGCAGCGCAAATCGACATCCTATATTGACTACAGCGACCATTACGAACGCGAATCCATTGGCTCGAATGGCTTTGCCATTGCCCCTGCCAAAAGTGCGACCAAAAATGCGCTGTTGCTCATCAATCCGCACACCTCTTTTTACTTCCGCTCGGAGGTACACATGGTTAGTCAGGGGGGATTGAATGCGTATGGGGCCGTGACCTGGGGGCAGTTTTTCATCTATCAGGGTTTCAACGAAAACTGCGGCTGGATGCACACCACCAGCTATGCCGACTCGATGGATGAATACCTTGAAACCATTGAGAAAAAGGGAAATGCCTTATACTACAAGCACGGCAAGGACCTCAAGCCGGTTCGTACGCAGAGTGTGCATATTCCCTACAAAACGGCAAGCGGGATGCAATACAAGGATTTTACGATGTACTTCACGCAGCATGGGCCTATTGCGGGAGAGAAAGACGGAAAATGGATTGCCATCGACATGATGAACACGCCCCTAAACGCACTCTCACAATCGTATTTGCGGACGAAAGCCACCGGCTACGACAGCTTCAAGGAGGTGATGAAACTCAACGGAAACGCATCGAACAACACGATTTTTGCCGATAAAAATGGCACCATTGCCTATTGGCACGGCAACTTCATGCCCAAACGTGACCCCAAATTCGATTGGGAAGAACCCGTTGATGGCAGCAATCCCGAAACCGACTGGAAAGGGTTACACGCAGTCGATGAGATTGTGCAGGTGCGCAACCCGGCCAGCGGCTGGATTCAGAATTGCAATTCAACGCCCTTCACGGTTTCTGGCAGCAGCAGCCCCGACAAGAGCAAGTACCCGACGTACATGGCGCCCGATGCGCAAAACTACCGGGGTGTCAATGCCGCCCGTGTCCTGAGCCAGAAAAACCTTTTCACACTCGACACGCTGATTGCGGCTGCCAACGACCCGCACTTAGTCGCGTTCGATGAGCTTTTGCCTCCGTTATTGACCGCTTACCAAACCGTTTCGGCCGATGCCGCGAACCAGTCGAAAGACCTGTCCGAAGCCATTGACGTGCTGAAAGCCTGGGATAAATCATACGGGAAAACGTCGGTTGGGCAAACGCTGGCTATTTTCTGGGGCGAGAAAATACAAAAGCTGGCCCGAAGCCGTGCGGCTGGCGACCAGCAAGTCAACAATCAATTGACATTTGCTGCCTATACCATCAGCAGTACCTCGCCACAGGAAAAAGTAAAAGCGCTGGCCGATGTCCTTACCGACCTCACCCGCGACTTTGGTACCTGGAAAACGCCCTGGGGCGACATCAACCGCTACCAGCGTCTGACTGGCAAAACGCAGGAAACGTATGACGACCTGAAGCCCAGCATCCCCGTTGGTTTCACGTCCTCGGCCTGGGGTTCGCTGGCGGCTTTTGCGGCCAAAACCTATCCCGGCACCAAAAAGCGGTACGGCAGCGTAGGCAACAGCTTCGTGGCGGTGGTTGAGTTTGGCAAGCGCGTCACAGCCCGCTCGGTGGTAACAGGTGGACAAAGCAGCCAGCCCGGCGCCAAACACTTCACCGACCAGGCTCCTTTATACTGTGAGGGTCAGTTCAAAGACGTACTCTTTTACCCCGAAGACATTCAGAAACAAGTAGAGAAAACGTACCATCCAGGGCAGTAG